Part of the Verrucomicrobiota bacterium genome is shown below.
CTAAATTTTTTACCTGCCATTTTTATGCCATGGAATGTTTCTGCCATGTCCGGTTTCCCATCCGTGGTCAAAATTGTGATAAAAAATCATTTTCACACAATTTTCACACAAAATGTGTGATAAAATTATTTTCATCACAAAAACATCACAATTCCCAAAACTACACCACCCACCCCCGTCGTAGCCGCCGACGTGAGTTGGCGCAAACTACATAACCTACTAACATGCAATAACCTATGAACCAAGTCTCCCATAAAACTACCCCACTACACCACCCGCACCGGTGTAATTTTGGACTACTTTTGGAGTGGTCAACTCCTTGCTCCTAACGCCTGGCTTTCAGCGTTCGCGTTTTTAGCATGTTTCGCGGTTTGAATTCTGAGTCCGTTCCAGCTCCTGACTTCAAGTTCCTATCTTCTTCAGTTATATTTTTCTGCCAAATTATCTTTCTGCAAATGGGTCCGCGTTTTTGACGAATTCTCCTCTGGGAGGAACCGTCTGCCTCAGCACGCCTCAGGGTGACAGTATCCGATAAAAACGCTTGTCGTTTGTTGCTGTAAGGTCAGTGAAGTTCGGGGCGCTGTTAAACGCGCTGTTGGTCAATATCCACCAGTTGGACAACGGCGTCAGCAGGTTGGTGGTCATCAGCACCCGGTAGCTCTGGCCGTTCGGCCCGCCGAGATTTAACGTCATGGTGTGGCTGTCGAAAGTGCCGCCCATCAAAACCGGCTGGGTGAGTGCCCCCTGCGGCATGACGTTGTCAAAAGTGGATGAATTGAGGGCGGTGGTTTCGCGCGAGCAAACCGCCATGCCGACCACGATGCTGTTGGACATGGTAACCGTGGCCGAAGCAATATTCGTCCACGCGGTGCCATTGGTGGAGACATATCCCGTGAAGGTGCTGCCGGCGCGCGTTAGTTTATACCAAAGCGGCACGCTAATATTGGTCGAGCCATCAATCCAGGTTGCGCTCCCTCCGGTTGAAGCGCGGCTGCCAAACCGGTTTTTGCCATAACCGCTGTTCAAAATCACGGTCGCCATCCGCGCGTTGGCATTGGTCGTTTCGCGCATCATCAGCCCCACTTTGTCGTTGAGGGTGCCACCAATCACCTGATTCGCCAGGCGCGCCATAATGGTCCCATCGCTGGTCATGGTGCGATACATGAAGTTCAGGGTATCATTCGTGCCGCCGATATCGCTGCCGGCGCCTTGCACGGTAAAGGCACCTCCGTTCACCGTACCACTGCCCGCCAGACCAACCGTTCCAATGTCCGTGTCCAGCCAATACGGTGGCGTGCCAGCCTCGGCGCTATTGGTGCTCTCGCCGAAACCATTCACGGCGGACACGACATAATAGTAATTGGTTAAAGCCGTCACCCCAGTATCGCTATAATTGGTAGCCACCACGCCAGCGACAGCGTTGGGGTATGGCCCGCCACTCGCAGTCCCGCGCTTAACGTTGTAATTCACGGCGGCGCCGCTAGCGGCCCAGGCCAGGTCAATCTCGCTGAGATTGGCGACGGTGGCCGTCAGGCCGGTCGGAGCGGTTGGCGGCGCATAAGGCCCGGCCCCGGACAAATAGGCAAAGGCGTCGAATTCCAGATACGTGCCGCTCTTTTTCACTACTTTGATTGTGTGTGTACCGGAGGCAAGACTGGTATTGGCATAGGCAACCACCTGGCCCAGTCGGGTCGCACTGTTGCGGTCCACAGTGGTTTGAAAAACAGTGTCGAGGTAGATATCAACGGTCCCTGCGTTCGTGTAGGTTTCGGTGATAAACCAGACGCCCGTGCCCGTGAACGTGTATTGCGCATAGTTTCCATTGGTGGTGGTGTAATGGACATCGGCCAAATAATCGCCATACGAGGAGCGTCCGGAAGCGTAGGTCCAACCGGCGCTGTAGGTGATGCCGCTGTTGCTGTCATTGACGATGCTCCAGCCGGTGTCCGCATCTGTTCTCGTATCTGTTCCCACGCCGAAGTCATCCGCATACACCGGGGTGACGCCGTTGGGAATGGAGACGTTGAGGTAAATCTGGGCGGAGGTATTGGTCGGCCCCGTGGTAAACGCAATGGCATGCATTTTCCACATCGTGGAGCTGCTGACGGCCCCGTTGGGATCGGCATTGGTGTTTGCCGGAACCAGCAGTTCCACTCCCGAAGTGCCGGAGTTTCTGACCCCGAACCGGACCGTTGTGGCGGTATTGGTGGTCTGGATTCCAGCATAAGCCTTGTAAGCGCATTTGGCGAGCAACCCGGTAACGACCTGCGAGATTTCCGATGTCCCCACGTTGAACTGCAACGTGTAACTGCCAGTCCGCAGACGCCGGTCCGTCCACGCACTGCCGCTGAGAAGGGTGAGGGCGCTTCCGGCATTGGTCGTCCAGTTGGGGGCCAGTTTGCCGCTCTCAAAACTGCCGTCCCTTACCTGGTTGGCGAAACTCATGACCGGCAGGTTATAGACCGGATCGGGTGATGGTGGAATGGCGCTCCATCCGGCGTTGGTGGTCCAATTGGGTCCGCCATATTCCAAAGCCCCCAGGTCGGGTCCAGCCCCAAGGAAACCATCCGTCATGCCCGGAATCAGAATGCCCGCATCCATCGCGGGTGAACCGGCTTGCAGCCGGAAGTCTCCGTTCGACGGCGCGACGAAAACCGGACTGTTGGTAAAGTTGAAACGGACATCGGAATAACCCCAGGTGCTGCCACTCGGGCTGGCGTCGAAGAGGTTATTGAAAATATGGGTGCCGGTTTCTCCGTCGGAAGCAAAGCCCGAGCTGAGGGCTCCGCTGGTGCCCCAGCAGGTGTTGTTGAAGAACTGGTTAAAGTTGTGCCGGCAGTTGATCTGGATTGCGCTGGCCGGAAGATTCCAGATGATATTGTGATGCACAATCCAATTGCTGTTTTCGCAATCCAGGTAGAATCCTTGAACGCCGGATCCGGAATGGCCCTTTGGCCCCGGTGAGTCATGGATCAGATTGTAGCGGAACACCGTATTGCCGGCTTCGAAATAGGTATAGAACGCGGCGCCGTCGCTGGTCAGCTTCATGGCGTCGCTCAAATCATTATACTCCATGAGGGCCGCCCTCCCCATGCTTCCCATGAGACCTCGCCCGGAGTGCTGAAGGGTGTTATGGCTGAACAAATTCCGGTAACCGGAACCGCCCACCATCGCATCCCAGTTGGGCACGTAGCCGGAATCATGGAGATTGTTGTTGATCGCGCGGATGTCGCTCCCGGAAAGCGAAAGGAGATAACGCGAATCCCAGCCCAGCTCGCTGTTGCGCAGCACACTGCGGTCGCGCAAGACCAGCCCGGAGACACTGGAATTCTTCGCGCTGTGCCCCAGGTATTGCATCACCAGTCCGTCAAACGTGTGATCCGTTGAACTCGTATCGGTCTGGATGGTGCAGGCGAAAAAATTCAGATCGACCAGATTGATAAAATCCCGGCCACGCAGATCGAAGCCATAGTTGCGGTGCTTGGCGGTCACTCCGGTGGGCGTGTTCGTGGCGTAGAGGAAAAGGGTGTTGGTCTGGTAAAACCATTCGCCCGGGCTGTCCATTTCCCCGATTATGCCGGTGAGGTAGTATTCGTTGCCGGCGGCAAACGCGTAGGCGGCATTGGCTCCGTTGGGATCATTCGTGACGATTTTTTTGCTCGCGTTCGTGTACCCTGTCACCGTGGGATGATTCATAATCCAGCCATGGCCGGACAGGATGTGGACGCTGGCGCCGTTCCAATACCCGTCCGGATGGGTGGGCAACGACGCATCCGTGAACCAGCCGTTGGTGTTGCTGGTGTAGCCGACGGTGTCCAGATACGACCAATCAGGCGAAGGATTGATCAGGCTGTTCTGCCAGGGAAAGGAAATGCCGGCATTGGGCCAGCGCGCGGCCGGCTTCATAGCTCCGTTGATGAACACCTGATCCCCATCCCCCAAAGTCCAGCCCATCGGCGCCGTCCAGATATTGCTGCCACTGGTGGCCCAGCCCGTGAGGCTGTCGGTGCCGTCCAGCGTGACGATTTCGTTGCTGTATGCTTGAAAGGTGAGGGGAGCGTTGGACGTGCCGGAGGCTCGCACCGTCACCGTCTCGCGGTAGGTCCCGGCCCGAATCAGGCAGGTGTCGCCCGCGACCAGGTTGCTGGCGGCGCGGTTGATGGTCTGCCAGGGGGTGCTGATGTTCTTCGCCTGATTAGTGGTATAGGCGTCATTGCCATTCGTCGCGACGTAATAGGTGGCGGCATAAACGCACGGGCTGATCAACCAGCCAGCCAGCGTGGCCACCAGCGAAAAATGGATTATCCGGAGCATGGGTTAATCGTTCAATTCCATGATTCGCTTTGGCTCGACGCGGCGCGGTGGCAGAGCATTAATGCTGGCTCCAGTTTCATCCTTGGTAGCCTATACCATGCGGCTTGCTGATACAAGCCTGGGGTTTTGGGCTTTGTTTTTTGAAATGAAAGGCACCGAAAGGCATTGAGGCGCGGCAACTTCGGGTTTACGAAGTTAACCGGGCTTTGTTCTAGCCTTGCCAAACCCGGGGAAATGGGTAAATTGGGGGCATGAAAAAACAATGCACGATGTCCGACTATCGCCGCCGCGATTTTGTAAAACTCTCTCTGGCCGCGCTGCCTGCCGCCGTTTGCCTGCCGCTCATTGGCCGGCTGGGTGCTGCCGAGTCCGCCAAACCCAACTCGAAGTTTGCCGGAGTTCAAATTGGCATGAATGTCCCCTACAGCTTTGGCAAAGCCGATCTGAGCGGTGAGGAAATCCTCAAAAACTGCGTGCAGATCGGGCTCAGCGGTCTGGAACTGCGGACCCAGTCCGTCGAAGTCTTCATGGGAGCGCCGGCTGAACTTATTTTCCCGAAGAAAGGCGCGCCGAAGGAAGAAGCGGCGGCCCGGCCCAAAAAGTTGCAGGCCTGGCGTGCCTCGGCCCCGCTGGATCGCGCCAAAGCGTTCCGCAAAATGTACGAGGACGCCGGCGTGCTGATCGAAATTGTCAAGGTGGACGGCATTTTTAAAATGACGGATGCCGAACTCGACTACGTCTTCACCCTCGCCAAGACCCTGGGTGGCCGGGCGATCTCGACTGAAATCTCCCATACCGAAGACGATCTCAAGCGGGTGGGCCAATTTGCCGACAAGCACCAATTTCTGGTCGGCTATCACGGTCACGCGACTACCGGACCCGAGCATTGGGAAAAAGCGTTTGAGCTGGCCAAATACAATGGCGCGAACGTGGATATTGGACATTTCGTCGCCGGCCTCAATACGTCGCCGGTGCCGTTTATGAAGAAATATCACGACCGGATCGCCCATGTGCATATCAAGGACCGCAAGTTCCACAACGGACCCAACACGCCGTTTGGCCAGGGCGATACCCCGATTAAAGAAGTTTTGCAACTGATCCGGGACAGCAAGTGGAACATGCAGGCGACCATCGAGTTCGAGTACAAGGTTCCCGCCGATTCAGATCGCAACACCGAACTCACGCGTGCCATCAAATATTGCCAGGACGCACTGCTGGCGTAAATTGATAGCTGTTTGGTTTGCTTGAAATTCCAGCGGTGTTCCGCTCTATGGGCGGGTATATATGTCGCTTGAAGAACACCTGATGAGCCTGAATGGGGATGTCCTCAAAGGCTGGTTGCGCCACTTTGGCCTTGGCAAAGGACTCACACGCAAGGATCAATTTGTCCAATCCATTGGCCAACAATTAGCCGCTGATCTGCCAGCCATTCTGGCGCGGATGAGCGAGGCAGAGAGGCACTTCTTGGCCGAATCGGCTCACCAGGGGCAGATCATTAGCGACCGTGAGTTTACCGCCAAATATGGCGGCCGTTACCCGATGCCATCGTTTCACCATAGCTGGAACGCGGCAGTTTCGCTTTTGGTGCCGTTTATCCAAGCTGGTGACTATCGCAGTTCCGAACCGCCCACACTGATTCCCACGCTGGTTGAACCGCTCCGTCGCCTGCTGCCAAAACCGGAAAAACTCAAGGTCCGAACGGTGGAACAGCTACCCAAAGCCTGGCCCAGAAACGAGCAGCTTCAAGGTGGGG
Proteins encoded:
- a CDS encoding sugar phosphate isomerase/epimerase, producing the protein MKKQCTMSDYRRRDFVKLSLAALPAAVCLPLIGRLGAAESAKPNSKFAGVQIGMNVPYSFGKADLSGEEILKNCVQIGLSGLELRTQSVEVFMGAPAELIFPKKGAPKEEAAARPKKLQAWRASAPLDRAKAFRKMYEDAGVLIEIVKVDGIFKMTDAELDYVFTLAKTLGGRAISTEISHTEDDLKRVGQFADKHQFLVGYHGHATTGPEHWEKAFELAKYNGANVDIGHFVAGLNTSPVPFMKKYHDRIAHVHIKDRKFHNGPNTPFGQGDTPIKEVLQLIRDSKWNMQATIEFEYKVPADSDRNTELTRAIKYCQDALLA